The proteins below come from a single Drosophila suzukii chromosome X, CBGP_Dsuzu_IsoJpt1.0, whole genome shotgun sequence genomic window:
- the bves gene encoding blood vessel epicardial substance isoform X3 produces the protein MPSTAGSAAGVGMGALINSAGSSASSVMGIGLGGAAAPGAPGSVSGSGAEASAGTLIAQSTAGTSAASSGTITWDNNGTLRSINPGDWSIEQCLGWQQPHHLYFQLGWAFLFLAFLAPHGPYGSLWMRAMLLIGCLMMGMHGYLVACTPDVVLWSGMGLFVNFVYLVVVLCRLRPVRFEQEIEAVYLALFQPLHVTRHQFKKVLNCMKVIRALKYQEVYAQEKVTKVDSLSLVLSGKLVVSQHQRALHIVFPHQFLDSPEWFGVSTDDYFQVSIMAMEESRVLIWHRDKLKLSIMAEPFLQTVFDHILGRDVVKKLMQVTQVSESIASNGFLPSGGYAEDAEDKPMLILKKSVDVGHGLTALINRQLQALPRISKYYDCAGDPNSWRLGRIDETDHETAV, from the exons ATGCCCAGCACGGCGGGCAGTGCAGCGGGCGTTGGGATGGGCGCTCTGATCAATAGTGCCGGCAGCAGCGCCAGCAGCGTCATGGGCATCGGTCTGGGCGGAGCAGCTGCACCAGGAGCTCCTGGCTCCGTCTCCGGATCTGGGGCAGAGGCCTCCGCTGGCACTTTGATAGCCCAGAGCACGGCGGGAACGAGCGCCGCCAGCAGCGGCACGATCACCTGGGACAACAACGGAACCCTGCGATCGATCAATCCCGGCGACTGGTCCATCGAACAGTGCCTCGGATGGCAGCAGCCACATCACCTGTACTTTCAGCTCGGCTGGGCCTTCCTCTTCCTGGCCTTCCTGGCCCCCCACGGCCCCTACGGCTCGCTGTGGATGCGGGCCATGCTGCTCATTGGCTGCCTGATGATGGGCATGCACGGCTATCTGGTGGCCTGCACGCCGGACGTGGTCCTATGGTCCGGCATGGGACTGTTTGTCAACTTCGTCTATCTCGTCGTGGTGCTGTGCCGCCTGAGACCCGTGAGATTCGAGCAGGAAATCGAGGCG GTTTACCTGGCACTTTTCCAGCCCCTGCACGTGACTCGCCATCAGTTCAAGAAGGTGCTCAACTGCATGAAGGTGATACGTGCCCTGAAATACCAGGAGGTCTATGCCCAGGAGAAGGTTACCAAGGTCGACAGCCTGTCGCTGGTGCTGAGTGGCAA ATTAGTGGTGTCGCAGCATCAGCGAGCCCTGCACATTGTGTTTCCCCATCAGTTCCTAGACTCGCCGGAATGGTTTGGCGTCTCGACCGATGACTACTTTCAG GTCTCCATCATGGCCATGGAGGAGTCGCGGGTGCTGATCTGGCATCGCGACAAGCTCAAACTGTCAATTATGGCCGAGCCCTTCTTGCAGACCGTCTTCGATCACATTCTCGGCCGGGATGTGGTCAAGAAGCTGATGCAGGTCACCCAG GTGAGCGAATCGATAGCCAGCAATGGCTTCCTGCCCTCGGGTGGCTATGCGGAGGATGCGGAGGACAAGCCCATGTTGATACTAAAGAAGAGTGTGGATGTGGGCCACGGACTGACGGCCCTGATCAACCGGCAGCTACAGG CCCTGCCCAGGATATCGAAGTATTATGATTGCG CTGGGGATCCTAACTCTTGGCGCCTTGGGAGAATCGATGAGACGGACCATGAAACGGCCGTTTGA
- the bves gene encoding blood vessel epicardial substance isoform X4, translating to MPSTAGSAAGVGMGALINSAGSSASSVMGIGLGGAAAPGAPGSVSGSGAEASAGTLIAQSTAGTSAASSGTITWDNNGTLRSINPGDWSIEQCLGWQQPHHLYFQLGWAFLFLAFLAPHGPYGSLWMRAMLLIGCLMMGMHGYLVACTPDVVLWSGMGLFVNFVYLVVVLCRLRPVRFEQEIEAVYLALFQPLHVTRHQFKKVLNCMKVIRALKYQEVYAQEKVTKVDSLSLVLSGKLVVSQHQRALHIVFPHQFLDSPEWFGVSTDDYFQVSIMAMEESRVLIWHRDKLKLSIMAEPFLQTVFDHILGRDVVKKLMQVTQVSESIASNGFLPSGGYAEDAEDKPMLILKKSVDVGHGLTALINRQLQAGDPNSWRLGRIDETDHETAV from the exons ATGCCCAGCACGGCGGGCAGTGCAGCGGGCGTTGGGATGGGCGCTCTGATCAATAGTGCCGGCAGCAGCGCCAGCAGCGTCATGGGCATCGGTCTGGGCGGAGCAGCTGCACCAGGAGCTCCTGGCTCCGTCTCCGGATCTGGGGCAGAGGCCTCCGCTGGCACTTTGATAGCCCAGAGCACGGCGGGAACGAGCGCCGCCAGCAGCGGCACGATCACCTGGGACAACAACGGAACCCTGCGATCGATCAATCCCGGCGACTGGTCCATCGAACAGTGCCTCGGATGGCAGCAGCCACATCACCTGTACTTTCAGCTCGGCTGGGCCTTCCTCTTCCTGGCCTTCCTGGCCCCCCACGGCCCCTACGGCTCGCTGTGGATGCGGGCCATGCTGCTCATTGGCTGCCTGATGATGGGCATGCACGGCTATCTGGTGGCCTGCACGCCGGACGTGGTCCTATGGTCCGGCATGGGACTGTTTGTCAACTTCGTCTATCTCGTCGTGGTGCTGTGCCGCCTGAGACCCGTGAGATTCGAGCAGGAAATCGAGGCG GTTTACCTGGCACTTTTCCAGCCCCTGCACGTGACTCGCCATCAGTTCAAGAAGGTGCTCAACTGCATGAAGGTGATACGTGCCCTGAAATACCAGGAGGTCTATGCCCAGGAGAAGGTTACCAAGGTCGACAGCCTGTCGCTGGTGCTGAGTGGCAA ATTAGTGGTGTCGCAGCATCAGCGAGCCCTGCACATTGTGTTTCCCCATCAGTTCCTAGACTCGCCGGAATGGTTTGGCGTCTCGACCGATGACTACTTTCAG GTCTCCATCATGGCCATGGAGGAGTCGCGGGTGCTGATCTGGCATCGCGACAAGCTCAAACTGTCAATTATGGCCGAGCCCTTCTTGCAGACCGTCTTCGATCACATTCTCGGCCGGGATGTGGTCAAGAAGCTGATGCAGGTCACCCAG GTGAGCGAATCGATAGCCAGCAATGGCTTCCTGCCCTCGGGTGGCTATGCGGAGGATGCGGAGGACAAGCCCATGTTGATACTAAAGAAGAGTGTGGATGTGGGCCACGGACTGACGGCCCTGATCAACCGGCAGCTACAGG CTGGGGATCCTAACTCTTGGCGCCTTGGGAGAATCGATGAGACGGACCATGAAACGGCCGTTTGA
- the bves gene encoding blood vessel epicardial substance isoform X1, with protein MPSTAGSAAGVGMGALINSAGSSASSVMGIGLGGAAAPGAPGSVSGSGAEASAGTLIAQSTAGTSAASSGTITWDNNGTLRSINPGDWSIEQCLGWQQPHHLYFQLGWAFLFLAFLAPHGPYGSLWMRAMLLIGCLMMGMHGYLVACTPDVVLWSGMGLFVNFVYLVVVLCRLRPVRFEQEIEAVYLALFQPLHVTRHQFKKVLNCMKVIRALKYQEVYAQEKVTKVDSLSLVLSGKLVVSQHQRALHIVFPHQFLDSPEWFGVSTDDYFQVSIMAMEESRVLIWHRDKLKLSIMAEPFLQTVFDHILGRDVVKKLMQVTQVSESIASNGFLPSGGYAEDAEDKPMLILKKSVDVGHGLTALINRQLQEEHVPLLGRTYKQQQQLLQQLEQQQQPVQEATTSANNIVQSAI; from the exons ATGCCCAGCACGGCGGGCAGTGCAGCGGGCGTTGGGATGGGCGCTCTGATCAATAGTGCCGGCAGCAGCGCCAGCAGCGTCATGGGCATCGGTCTGGGCGGAGCAGCTGCACCAGGAGCTCCTGGCTCCGTCTCCGGATCTGGGGCAGAGGCCTCCGCTGGCACTTTGATAGCCCAGAGCACGGCGGGAACGAGCGCCGCCAGCAGCGGCACGATCACCTGGGACAACAACGGAACCCTGCGATCGATCAATCCCGGCGACTGGTCCATCGAACAGTGCCTCGGATGGCAGCAGCCACATCACCTGTACTTTCAGCTCGGCTGGGCCTTCCTCTTCCTGGCCTTCCTGGCCCCCCACGGCCCCTACGGCTCGCTGTGGATGCGGGCCATGCTGCTCATTGGCTGCCTGATGATGGGCATGCACGGCTATCTGGTGGCCTGCACGCCGGACGTGGTCCTATGGTCCGGCATGGGACTGTTTGTCAACTTCGTCTATCTCGTCGTGGTGCTGTGCCGCCTGAGACCCGTGAGATTCGAGCAGGAAATCGAGGCG GTTTACCTGGCACTTTTCCAGCCCCTGCACGTGACTCGCCATCAGTTCAAGAAGGTGCTCAACTGCATGAAGGTGATACGTGCCCTGAAATACCAGGAGGTCTATGCCCAGGAGAAGGTTACCAAGGTCGACAGCCTGTCGCTGGTGCTGAGTGGCAA ATTAGTGGTGTCGCAGCATCAGCGAGCCCTGCACATTGTGTTTCCCCATCAGTTCCTAGACTCGCCGGAATGGTTTGGCGTCTCGACCGATGACTACTTTCAG GTCTCCATCATGGCCATGGAGGAGTCGCGGGTGCTGATCTGGCATCGCGACAAGCTCAAACTGTCAATTATGGCCGAGCCCTTCTTGCAGACCGTCTTCGATCACATTCTCGGCCGGGATGTGGTCAAGAAGCTGATGCAGGTCACCCAG GTGAGCGAATCGATAGCCAGCAATGGCTTCCTGCCCTCGGGTGGCTATGCGGAGGATGCGGAGGACAAGCCCATGTTGATACTAAAGAAGAGTGTGGATGTGGGCCACGGACTGACGGCCCTGATCAACCGGCAGCTACAGG AAGAGCATGTTCCTTTACTTGGTCGCACgtacaaacaacaacaacaactactgCAACAActagaacaacaacaacaacccgTACAAGAAGCAACAACAAGCGCCAACAACATCGTGCAAAGTGCAATCTGA
- the bves gene encoding blood vessel epicardial substance isoform X2 produces the protein MPSTAGSAAGVGMGALINSAGSSASSVMGIGLGGAAAPGAPGSVSGSGAEASAGTLIAQSTAGTSAASSGTITWDNNGTLRSINPGDWSIEQCLGWQQPHHLYFQLGWAFLFLAFLAPHGPYGSLWMRAMLLIGCLMMGMHGYLVACTPDVVLWSGMGLFVNFVYLVVVLCRLRPVRFEQEIEAVYLALFQPLHVTRHQFKKVLNCMKVIRALKYQEVYAQEKVTKVDSLSLVLSGKLVVSQHQRALHIVFPHQFLDSPEWFGVSTDDYFQVSIMAMEESRVLIWHRDKLKLSIMAEPFLQTVFDHILGRDVVKKLMQVTQVSESIASNGFLPSGGYAEDAEDKPMLILKKSVDVGHGLTALINRQLQEHVPLLGRTYKQQQQLLQQLEQQQQPVQEATTSANNIVQSAI, from the exons ATGCCCAGCACGGCGGGCAGTGCAGCGGGCGTTGGGATGGGCGCTCTGATCAATAGTGCCGGCAGCAGCGCCAGCAGCGTCATGGGCATCGGTCTGGGCGGAGCAGCTGCACCAGGAGCTCCTGGCTCCGTCTCCGGATCTGGGGCAGAGGCCTCCGCTGGCACTTTGATAGCCCAGAGCACGGCGGGAACGAGCGCCGCCAGCAGCGGCACGATCACCTGGGACAACAACGGAACCCTGCGATCGATCAATCCCGGCGACTGGTCCATCGAACAGTGCCTCGGATGGCAGCAGCCACATCACCTGTACTTTCAGCTCGGCTGGGCCTTCCTCTTCCTGGCCTTCCTGGCCCCCCACGGCCCCTACGGCTCGCTGTGGATGCGGGCCATGCTGCTCATTGGCTGCCTGATGATGGGCATGCACGGCTATCTGGTGGCCTGCACGCCGGACGTGGTCCTATGGTCCGGCATGGGACTGTTTGTCAACTTCGTCTATCTCGTCGTGGTGCTGTGCCGCCTGAGACCCGTGAGATTCGAGCAGGAAATCGAGGCG GTTTACCTGGCACTTTTCCAGCCCCTGCACGTGACTCGCCATCAGTTCAAGAAGGTGCTCAACTGCATGAAGGTGATACGTGCCCTGAAATACCAGGAGGTCTATGCCCAGGAGAAGGTTACCAAGGTCGACAGCCTGTCGCTGGTGCTGAGTGGCAA ATTAGTGGTGTCGCAGCATCAGCGAGCCCTGCACATTGTGTTTCCCCATCAGTTCCTAGACTCGCCGGAATGGTTTGGCGTCTCGACCGATGACTACTTTCAG GTCTCCATCATGGCCATGGAGGAGTCGCGGGTGCTGATCTGGCATCGCGACAAGCTCAAACTGTCAATTATGGCCGAGCCCTTCTTGCAGACCGTCTTCGATCACATTCTCGGCCGGGATGTGGTCAAGAAGCTGATGCAGGTCACCCAG GTGAGCGAATCGATAGCCAGCAATGGCTTCCTGCCCTCGGGTGGCTATGCGGAGGATGCGGAGGACAAGCCCATGTTGATACTAAAGAAGAGTGTGGATGTGGGCCACGGACTGACGGCCCTGATCAACCGGCAGCTACAGG AGCATGTTCCTTTACTTGGTCGCACgtacaaacaacaacaacaactactgCAACAActagaacaacaacaacaacccgTACAAGAAGCAACAACAAGCGCCAACAACATCGTGCAAAGTGCAATCTGA
- the LOC108015169 gene encoding uncharacterized protein produces the protein MCHNSGIVEKNNEQQIERYMACGMPSKAVKSVKYTMKKREKKEQKRKDLQREQQFLEELELSSSSGSDSSSITGSDSEDSGVTETLLKSPPATEKATPNPKVSTTTTTTSFSTPKSELLRFCPRFRKLQQEQQQQMLKEMELQEEESLDTSATTAAALKAQQQRKLSSMEPSMDDALAIGTQMTRQVSERITCLVAQLQASRLYTILTRTTQPAHLIAVCILAFVLMTVGRDLIDPTTTVETATETAASATATSTRTATGGVLAALVFLGAFATHFGSQIWMTFVSGLSLYFSLPRHVFGQCQQILFPRYFALNAMLSLTMLVVYTKYFLSGWTTSAGIQMGSLALAAGIEVVVRLYLVPPMLQLMHEKYRIEDAIGSGQEVGSLVQGDLVDCPHYQRIHKGFRRIHMTIAIGNMTVMLTTCLQLYFLASKIRLS, from the exons ATGTGCCACAATTCAGGGATCGTGGAGAAAAACAACGAGCAGCAGATCGAACGCTATATGGCATGTGGAATGCCCTCGAAGGCGGTGAAGAGTGTCAAGTACACGATGAAGAAGCGCGAGAAGAAGGAGCAGAAGAGGAAGGATCTCCAGAGGGAGCAGCAGTTCCTGGAGGAGCTCGAGctgagcagcagcagcgggaGCGATTCCTCCTCGATCACCGGTAGCGACAGCGAGGACAGCGGTGTCACCGAGACCCTCCTGAAATCCCCGCCAGCGACAGAGAAGGCCACTCCCAATCCCAAAgtcagcaccaccaccaccaccacctcctTCTCCACGCCGAAAAGCGAACTCCTGCGATTCTGTCCAAGATTTCGCAAActgcagcaggagcagcagcagcagatgctCAAGGAGATGGAACTCCAGGAGGAGGAGTCGCTGGACACCAGTGCCACCACTGCGGCCGCTTTGAAGGCTCAGCAGCAGCGCAAGCTGAGTTCCATGGAGCCGTCCATGGACGACGCCCTGGCCATTGGCACCCAGATGACGCGACAGGTGTCCGAGCGAATCACCTGCCTGGTGGCCCAGCTGCAGGCCAGTCGCCTTTACAC AATTCTGACGCGTACAACACAACCAGCACACTTGATAGCCGTTTGCATTTTGGCCTTTGTGCTGATGACTGTGGGACGCGACCTCATCGACCCAACGACAACAGTAGAAACCGCAACAGAAACAGCAgcatctgcaacagcaacatcgaCGAGAACGGCAACGGGCGGCGTTTTGGCGGCCTTGGTGTTTCTGGGGGCCTTTGCCACCCACTTTGGGTCGCAGATCTGGATGACATTTGTCTCGG GTCTCTCGCTGTATTTCTCGCTGCCCCGCCACGTTTTCGGGCAGTGCCAGCAGATCCTGTTCCCGCGCTACTTCGCCCTGAACGCCATGCTCAGCCTGACGATGCTGGTGGTGTATACCAAGTACTTCCTGAGCGGCTGGACGACATCGGCGGGCATCCAGATGGGATCGCTGGCCCTGGCGGCGGGCATCGAGGTGGTGGTGCGCCTGTATCTGGTGCCACCGATGCTGCAGCTGATGCACGAGAAGTACAGGATCGAGGACGCGATCGGCAGTGGCCAGGAGGTGGGCAGCCTCGTCCAGGGCGACCTCGTCGACTGTCCGCACTACCAGCGCATCCACAAGGGGTTCCGGCGCATCCACATGACCATCGCCATTGGCAACATGACGGTCATGCTGACCACCTGCCTGCAGTTGTATTTTCTGGCATCGAAAATACGCCTCAGCTAA
- the Stt3A gene encoding dolichyl-diphosphooligosaccharide--protein glycosyltransferase subunit STT3A: MTLDVGGVARGLLTWEKQEHLVKLAILILAAVLSFATRLFSVLRFESVIHEFDPYFNYRTTRFLAEQGFYKFHNWFDDRAWYPLGRIIGGTIYPGLMLTSAALYRLMWLLNVTIDIRNVCVFLAPFFSSLTTLVTYALTKEIHSTGAGLVAAALISIVPGYISRSVAGSYDNEGIAIFCMLFTYYLWIKAVKTGTIFWSAMSALAYFYMVSSWGGYVFLINLIPLHVLALMITGRFSHRIYIAYSTLYCVGTILSMQISFVGFQPIQSSEHMLALGTFGLCQIHAFVDYLRSRIPKDHFDLLFKTLVSSVLTVVFVVGILLTLTGKVSPWTGRFYSLLDPSYAKNHIPIIASVSEHQPTSWSSFYFDLQILVFLFPAGLYFCFSKLTDSNIFIILYGVTSIYFAGVMVRLMLVLAPVMCVLSGIAISHLLAKYIKSVDAGGSGKQGVESKRQHKKLEQQTGGVKSEVAIGFVGVITLMLIVYTLHCTWVTSEAYSSPSIVLSARSHDGGRIIFDDFREAYYWLQMNTPEDARIMSWWDYGYQITAMANRTILVDNNTWNNTHISRVGQAMASSEEKAYEIMRELDVDYVLVIFGGLTGYSSDDINKFLWMVRIGGSTDRGAHIREKDYYAANGEFRVDKEGSPTLLNCLMYKMCYYRFGQMYTEGGKAQGYDRVRAAEIGNKDFELDVLEEAYTTEHWLVRIYKVKDLPNRGV, translated from the exons ATGACGCTGGATGTGGGCGGCGTCGCCCGGGGACTGCTCACCTGGGAAAAGCAGGAGCACCTGGTCAAACTGGCCATTCTCATCCTGGCAGCGGTTCTAT CGTTCGCCACGCGCCTGTTTTCCGTGCTGCGATTCGAGAGCGTGATCCATGAGTTCGACCCGTACTTCAACTACCGCACCACGCGGTTCCTCGCCGAGCAGGGCTTCTACAAGTTCCACAACTGGTTCGATGACCGCGCCTGGTATCCTCTGGGCCGCATCATCGGCGGCACCATTTACCCGGGCCTGATGCTCACCTCGGCGGCCCTGTACCGCCTGATGTGGCTGCTGAACGTGACCATCGACATCCGGAACGTGTGCGTCTTCCTGGCGCCCTTCTTCTCCTCCCTGACCACGCTGGTGACCTACGCCCTCACGAAGGAGATCCAC AGTACTGGTGCTGGTCTGGTGGCCGCCGCCTTAATCTCCATCGTTCCGGGATATATCTCCCGATCTGTGGCGGGATCGTACGATAATGAGGGCATCGCCATCTTCTGCATGCTCTTCACCTACTATTTGTGGATCAAGGCTGTAAAGACAGGCACGATCTTCTGGTCGGCCATGTCGGCTTTGGCCTACTTCTATATGGTCTCCTCCTGGGGTGGCTATGTCTTCCTGATCAATCTAATCCCGCTGCACGTGCTGGCGCTGATGATCACCGGACGTTTCTCGCACAGGATCTACATAGCGTACAGCACGCTCTACTGCGTGGGCACCATTCTATCAATGCAGATTTCGTTCGTGGGATTCCAACCTATCCAGAGTTCCGAGCATATGCTG GCACTGGGAACCTTTGGCCTGTGCCAGATTCACGCCTTTGTGGACTATCTGCGCTCTCGCATTCCCAAGGATCACTTTGACCTGCTCTTCAAGACCTTGGTTTCCAGTGTGCTGACTGTGGTGTTCGTCGTGGGCATCCTGCTCACACTCACTGGGAAAGTCTCACCCTGGACGGGCAGATTTTACTCGCTACTCGATCCGTCCTATGCCAAGAACCACATTCCGATCATTGCCTCGGTCTCAGAGCACCAGCCGACATCCTGGTCGTCCTTCTATTTCGATCTGCAG ATCCTGGTGTTCCTATTTCCAGCTGGCCTGTATTTCTGCTTCTCCAAGCTGACGGACTCAAATATCTTCATTATTTTGTACGGAGTTACCAGCATTTACTTCGCCGGTGTGATGGTGCGACTGATGCTGGTCCTGGCGCCCGTGATGTGTGTGCTGTCCGGCATCGCCATTTCGCATTTGCTGGCCAAGTATATCAAGAGCGTGGATGCGGGTGGATCGGGGAAACAGGGAGTGGAGAGCAAGCGGCAGCACAAGAAGCTGGAGCAGCAGACGGGCGGAGTGAAGAGCGAGGTGGCCATTGGGTTTGTGGGAGTCATCACACTGATGCTGATCGTGTACACGCTGCACTGCACCTGGGTCACCTCGGAGGCGTACTCTTCGCCCAGCATTGTGCTGAGTGCCAGGTCGCACGATGGAGGCCGCATCATCTTCGATGATTTCCGCGAGGCCTATTACTGGCTGCAGATGAACACCCCAGAG GATGCTCGCATAATGTCCTGGTGGGATTATGGCTACCAGATAACGGCCATGGCCAATCGCACGATATTGGTGGACAACAATACTTGGAACAACACGCACATATCGCGCGTTGGCCAAGCGATGGCTTCGTCGGAGGAAAAAGCCTACGAGATAATGCGCGAACTGGATGTGGATTATGTTCTAGTGATTTTCGGAGGACTGACTGGCTACTCCTCGGACGATATCAACAAGTTCCTGTGGATGGTGCGCATTGGCGGCAGCACGGATCGTGGGGCGCACATCCGTGAAAAGGACTACTATGCCGCCAATGGCGAGTTCCGAGTGGACAAGGAGGGTTCACCCACATTGCTCAACTGTTTGATGTACAAAATGTGCTACTATCGCTTCGGGCAAATGTACACCGAAGGGGGCAAGGCCCAGGGTTACGATCGAGTTCGGGCGGCCGAAATCGGCAACAAGGATTTCGAGCTGGATGTCTTGGAGGAGGCCTACACCACGGAGCACTGGCTAGTCCGCATCTACAAGGTCAAGGATCTGCCGAATCGCGGGGTCTAA